Genomic DNA from Triticum dicoccoides isolate Atlit2015 ecotype Zavitan chromosome 4B, WEW_v2.0, whole genome shotgun sequence:
gttttggtgattgatgacaatggttttgcggactaatcgtatgcattgagcttttcagataGATCATGTAGGagcacaagacgatttggtgcccctcgaagacttttgaagacggcgtttctctatgtttcttttcggtggatttgagtcataggagagccgtacttttaagagggggtccgtgttggaaaggtttgggtggaatctaacGTACACATGTTCCGTTTGCACcctctttcctttggctctttggagtttCCTCCGTCTCACCGTGTCTCTGCAGAATGAAGGCTTGCTAGTGTTGTTGTTCAAAGGCTGGCGATAGTACTGCTCCCCAGAGCGATACTACCGCAggcccttgtggtagtaccgcaggcGTCCACGATAGTACCGCtcttcctgagcggtagtaccatgagctgTGGCCGGGCGCTGCTGcgcaagcggtagtaggggcgaatataattttttacatccgcgccccacgcggtagtaccgtgctccggcgcggtagtaccgtgatgcCAGGCCAGGCACAACGGCAtgaagcggaagtaggggcggatgcaattttttacatccgcgccctccatGGTAGTACCGTGCCTGGTTTGCGGTAGTACCCTGTCGGACTTTTGCATAGATATAttctcagcggaggtagtcacgAATGTATTTTTTTATATCCGTGCCTACAGTGCCTAGACCATGCTTGCCTTGCGGAAGTACCGCATGAGGtcgtggtagtaccgcgccagcagtTCTACCGTGCCCTGTCGATGCTCATCAGAACGGGTCTAGGCCCTgtcgtgcccacggtagtaccgcaagcctctgtggtagtaccgcaggcccgtgcgATAGTACCACTTCTGGTGTGCGGTAGTATCGCGGGTCGCGGACTGAgtaggtgggtaacggttggaatgccccatgactataaaaggggtgtcttcttcctctagttgactacctcttccatctctaagctccattgttgctccaagctccattttcacccgatctctctccctagccaatcaaacttgttgattctctagggattggttgagaaggccccgatctacacttccaccaagagaaatttgatttcccccactaatcccttgcggatcttgttactcttgggtgtttgagcaccctagacggttgaggacacctcggagccatagtccattgtggtgaagattCGTGGTGTCATTcggagcctccaattcagttgtggagattgctccaaccttgtttgtaaaggttcggtcgccgcctccaagggcaccaatagtggaatcactgcatcttgcattgtgtgagggcgtgaggagaatacggtggccctagtggcttcttggagagcattgtgcctccacaccgctctaacggaggcgtacttcccctcaaagggaaggaccttcggtaacacatcctcgtcttcatcggttccacttttggttatctctcacctttacttgtgcaagctatattgtgttattTCCGTTGCTTGCTAGTGTGCgttttgttgttgcatcatataggttgctcacctagttgcatatctagacaacctattttcatgcaaagtttaatttggtaaagaaaagctaaaaaattgttagttgcctattcacccccccccccttagtcAACTACATCGATCCTTTCACGAACTGAGACAAGATCCGAGCAAATTCACCAATGAcagatccaccggagacacacctccacacgcccatcgaTGATGTTAGACGAACCATCAGAACGGGgactaggcggggagaaccttattccatcttcgaaAATCCGCCATTGTCTCGCCTTcccgagcaggacacaaaccctaacaaaacttgaaAAACATCTAAAAATAGAGCCCTCCAGCTtgcaagggccgggatccaccacGCCACCGGAGACGAAGCGGACCAGCGACGGAGCCGGCAGGAGACGAGGAAACCTAGTACTATTCGGAAACCAGGGCACACCCCTTCGATTGTTTCATTTGTTAAAAGGTATGCCCCTCTAGTGTAGCGTGCGATCTAGTGGAGAGCTCCTCCTGCCGAGTTTGGGAAACTTCCAAGACCGGTTTTAGGAAGCTTCTGGAATCTTTCGGACCGCTTTTTTCCTTCTCTACTATTTTACCCAGTTttgtattcatttttttcttttctttacttttttgttatttcctttctcttttttcaaatacatgagtttttttcaaattcaataatttccttcaaattcatgaacttttgtcGTGAACTTTTCGCTCAAATTTGtgaagtttttttgaatttttgtgaattttttccTTAAATTTCTAAACTTCTTTtagatttgtgaacttttttcctcAAATAAGTGAACTTCTTTCAAATCCACTTGGCCTAGCACCTCGGCGACAAAGGCAAGGGCAAGGAGCACGGGTCAGAGTCCACAGACGTCTGTCATCGTCGTCGAACGTGGCGGGTCACCTGTGTGAGGTGGAGTGGCTCCACTGCAATCAATCTGTGACTCCTGGGAGGCCTTCAACCACTGAAAGGAGGACGACAACGACCACGATTGAGATGGCGATGGAGGTGCCGGCAGCCTCAAAGGCCATGCCTAAGACGAGGCGGCGACGGAGGTGCCGGCAGCCTTGGAGGCCATGGGTACTAGGTCAAAGTCGGGTACCTCGCTTATTCTAGTTTTGGTTTAGTTTAAATTTCGTTCGGCCTAACTGAACTTCATTAAATTCCAACATTGATTGTAAATATGTCAAAGTTTAACAAATATCATTCGGAATGTTTTGTGTTAGACGCTCCCTCCCCGTGTGTCCAATTTGCTGAACGGTGATGAAGCCCTAACATTTTCAGAATTTTTAAACATATTATAATTTGTGTGTCCGATTTGCTGAATAGTGATGAAGCCCTAACATTTTCAGAATTTTTAAGCATATTTAACTCCTTGAACAATCATACAACAGTTCCTACGCGTCTATATTAGTTGGTTATCAGAAACAAGTTTTGCTGATATTATGAAAAGTTATGAATTGTTAGATGCCTTTTTAGTTGGTGTATTGTAAGATGCTTCGACCGTAAAGAAAAAGgtactccctctatctcagtttacaagtTTTGCACATGtccctctatctcagtttacaagtTTTGCACATGTATctaggtcgttaatttgaccaacttaatagAAGGCATATATTAAAAAAATTATTAAAAACTTTAGATATTCTATTTTCTAATACTATAaattttatgttaaacaatttattttatataagttaAATTGACGACTTAGATGCAGGTGCAAGCCTTGTAAAAGTTAAATTGACGACTTAGATACAGGTGCAAGCCTTGTAAACTGAGATGGAGGTAGTATTGTAAGATGCTTGGATATGATAATTTAGATATCGAAACCAGTACGGGGAGAAATAAGGCAAACCAGCAATTATTAAGAAGTAAAAATGTAGGGTTTTGCAAATGTGACTGATCAGGTTGCAAAAGATCCAACTGAACAAGACACGACAGCTCTATCGGTAACTTAGGTTACCTGACAACAACAACATCACACTTCAGTACCAGTACCACACACGCAAAGGTAAGCATGAACCGACAAAACACATCCAAACGTGACGCATCGCTCTCGTCGTGGTCTCCTACACGAAAGCTCACATCTCGGCCTTCGACGGCCTGACCTCCGCGTCCGCGCCCTTGCCGCCGCTGTTGGCGTCCTCCCCGGCGATGTTGATGACGCGCGGCTCTCGCCTTTGGTGCTCGGCAATCTTGGGCACTGTGACGATGAGCACGCCGTCCTCGAGGCGCGCGGTAACGTGGTCAACGTCGGCGCCGGCGGGCATGCGGAACCGGCGCCAGAACCTCCCCGCGGCGCGCTCGGCGCGGTGCCACCGCTCGCCCTCCTTCTCCTCGTCCGCCTTGCGCTCGCCGGAGACCCGCAGCACCCGgttctcctccacctccaccttcaCGTCATCCCGCCTCACCCCGGGCACGTCGAGCGAGATGACGTGCGCGTCGGGTGTCTCCTTCCAGTCGCACCTCGCCAGCGCCACCGCCGACGAGATGGACGCTCCCGGGCCGCCTGCGGATGCCGGCCTCTGCACCGCCAGCGGTGTCTGCTCCAGCACCCGGAACGGGTCGTCGAGCAGGTCCCACAGCCCGCTGCTGACGCCGTACGGCACCAGCCCGGCGACAGGCGGGGCCAGAACGGCCAACGCCAGAATAGCCGTAGTTACCAGAGCCTTCTTGGACACTGCCTCCATTGCTACAGCTTCAATTGTTTGATGAGATCTTGCTGTTTCTTTCTCGAATGTGTGGATGCGCTACGCGTGCTTGATTCTTTTTCTCTCTTGAGATGATACGTAGAAAGTGTTTGCGTGCTATTTATAGAAGATGGCATGAGGGGTCAATTCCATGCAGGTGTGAGGTGAGCTCGAGGACTCGAGAAGGTTCGTTCAGTTGATCGTTCCATTCATTTCTAGGAGCTTCGCATAGTGTTCAGtaggacttggagacggaggtgggtGACGAGGATGTTCTGGCATACTCTCGAAATATCTTCGGCCCGCCGGCCAATTGGGCATTCGGGCTCAATATACCCGGCGCGTCATCAGGGGGTTTGTTCCAAGTTTTTTTTCGGCCTTTTTAATTTAATTAGAACAATTTTTTTGCGAGAAATTTAATTAGAACAATGACCGTTCGTTGTAATGAGATATAAATATTGTAGTATGTTACCTCGAAATTATATTCCATATTAATGTGATTGTGAAAATAAATATTTATCAAATCATGTAGGTGATTTGCCTGTCTATATTAATGCGGTTGTCtaaataatttttatcaaatttggtCCATATTAACGTGATGCAATTTGATAAATAATTCAAATTGATTGATAAGCATATGGATAAGGTGCAGACAAAGGGTGTGTGGGACAAAAGACCGGTTGAGCGAAAAAAATCAATGGAGGGACAAGATAGGAGGGGGGAGATTGGTT
This window encodes:
- the LOC119293404 gene encoding 21.9 kDa heat shock protein-like, with product MEAVSKKALVTTAILALAVLAPPVAGLVPYGVSSGLWDLLDDPFRVLEQTPLAVQRPASAGGPGASISSAVALARCDWKETPDAHVISLDVPGVRRDDVKVEVEENRVLRVSGERKADEEKEGERWHRAERAAGRFWRRFRMPAGADVDHVTARLEDGVLIVTVPKIAEHQRREPRVINIAGEDANSGGKGADAEVRPSKAEM